In one window of Anser cygnoides isolate HZ-2024a breed goose chromosome 3, Taihu_goose_T2T_genome, whole genome shotgun sequence DNA:
- the TMEM151B gene encoding transmembrane protein 151B isoform X1, with protein MSPPASAAAAGEGGGSSASVPPEEAEGGREEQRPVKQSLSKSLCRESHWKCLLLSLLMYGCMGAMTWCHVTKVTRLTFDSAYKGKSMMYHDSPCSNGYVYIPLAFLVMLYVVYLVECWHCYTRNELQYKVDVESVHERVQRMQQATPCIWWKAISYHYVRRTRQVTRYRNGDAYTTTQVYHERVNTHVAEAEFDYSNCGVKDISKDLIDLESYPATRLRFTKCFSFANVESENSYLTQRARFFTENEGLDDYMEAREGMHLKNVDFKEYMVAFSDPDNLPWYVSHYVFWVAALLTLSWPLRVLNEYRTSYVHYHVEKLFGFDYVAVTPAEERSFCRRMPRVNTVDSTELEWHIRSNQQLVPSYSEAVLMDLVGLSGCTSYSACRYGGYRQNCERCHRTISSSSIFSRSALSICNGSPRIPFSSSRFSLGRLYGSRRSCLWQSRSGSLNEQSCPTEQTRLSSQVTVEEEDPPPYQDALYFPILIVHRNEGCLNHDHRHLHRNGSCVETSL; from the exons aTGTCCCCCCCGGCCTCGGCGGCCGCGGCCGGcgagggaggaggcagcagcgcGTCGGTGCCGCCGGAGGAGGCGGAGGGGGGCCGAGAGGAG CAGCGGCCGGTGAAGCAGTCTCTCAGCAAGTCGCTGTGCCGGGAGTCCCACTGGAAATGCCTGCTGCTGTCGCTGCTGATGTACGGCTGCATGGGAGCCATGACGTGGTGCCACGTCACCAAGGTGACCCGGCTGACCTTCGACAGCGCCTACAAGGGCAAGTCCATGATGTACCACGACAGCCCCTGCTCCAACGGCTACGTCTACATCCCGCTGGCCTTCCTGGTGATGCTCTACGTGGTGTACCTGGTGGAGTGCTGGCACTGCTACACCCGCAACGAGCTGCAGTACAAAGTGGACGTGGAAAGCGTGCACGAGCGAGTGCAGCGGATGCAGCAGGCCACCCCGTGCATCTGGTGGAAGGCCATCAGCTACCACTACGTCCGGAGGACCCGGCAGGTGACCCGCTATCGCAACGGGGACGCCTACACCACCACCCAAGTGTATCACGAGCGGGTCAACACCCACGTGGCAGAGGCCGAGTTCGACTATTCCAACTGCGGAGTTAAGGACATCTCCAAGGACCTCATTGACCTGGAGAGCTACCCAGCCACGCGGCTCCGCTTCACCAAGTGTTTCAGCTTTGCCAACGTGGAGTCGGAGAACTCCTACCTGACCCAGCGGGCCCGCTTCTTCACGGAGAACGAGGGCCTGGATGACTACATGGAGGCCAGGGAGGGCATGCACCTCAAAAACGTGGACTTCAAAGAATACATGGTGGCCTTTTCCGACCCAGACAACCTGCCTTGGTACGTATCCCACTATGTCTTCTGGGTGGCTGCTCTGCTGACCCTATCCTGGCCCCTGCGGGTGCTAAACGAGTACCGCACCTCCTATGTCCATTACCACGTGGAGAAACTCTTTGGGTTTGACTATGTGGCGGTGACGCCGGCCGAGGAGCGCTCCTTCTGCCGGAGGATGCCCCGCGTCAACACGGTGGACAGCACCGAGCTGGAGTGGCACATCCGATCCAACCAGCAGCTGGTGCCCAGCTACTCGGAAGCGGTCCTGATGGACTTGGTGGGGCTGTCTGGCTGCACCAGCTACTCGGCGTGCCGCTACGGGGGCTACCGGCAGAACTGCGAGCGGTGCCACAGGACTATAAGCAGCTCTTCCATCTTCTCCCGCAGTGCCCTGAGCATCTGCAACGGCAGCCCCCGCATCCCCTTCAGCAGCAGCCGCTTCTCGCTGGGCCGCCTCTACGGCTCACGGCGCAGCTGCCTGTGGCAGAGCCGGAGTGGGAGCCTGAACGAGCAGAGCTGCCCCACGGAGCAGACCCGCCTCTCCAGCCAGGTCACGGTGGAGGAGGAAGACCCCCCTCCTTACCAGGACGCCCTCTACTTCCCCATCCTCATCGTGCACCGCAACGAAGGCTGCCTGAACCACGACCACCGTCACCTCCACCGCAACGGGTCCTGCGTGGAGACCTCACTGTGA
- the TMEM151B gene encoding transmembrane protein 151B isoform X2, with the protein MYGCMGAMTWCHVTKVTRLTFDSAYKGKSMMYHDSPCSNGYVYIPLAFLVMLYVVYLVECWHCYTRNELQYKVDVESVHERVQRMQQATPCIWWKAISYHYVRRTRQVTRYRNGDAYTTTQVYHERVNTHVAEAEFDYSNCGVKDISKDLIDLESYPATRLRFTKCFSFANVESENSYLTQRARFFTENEGLDDYMEAREGMHLKNVDFKEYMVAFSDPDNLPWYVSHYVFWVAALLTLSWPLRVLNEYRTSYVHYHVEKLFGFDYVAVTPAEERSFCRRMPRVNTVDSTELEWHIRSNQQLVPSYSEAVLMDLVGLSGCTSYSACRYGGYRQNCERCHRTISSSSIFSRSALSICNGSPRIPFSSSRFSLGRLYGSRRSCLWQSRSGSLNEQSCPTEQTRLSSQVTVEEEDPPPYQDALYFPILIVHRNEGCLNHDHRHLHRNGSCVETSL; encoded by the coding sequence ATGTACGGCTGCATGGGAGCCATGACGTGGTGCCACGTCACCAAGGTGACCCGGCTGACCTTCGACAGCGCCTACAAGGGCAAGTCCATGATGTACCACGACAGCCCCTGCTCCAACGGCTACGTCTACATCCCGCTGGCCTTCCTGGTGATGCTCTACGTGGTGTACCTGGTGGAGTGCTGGCACTGCTACACCCGCAACGAGCTGCAGTACAAAGTGGACGTGGAAAGCGTGCACGAGCGAGTGCAGCGGATGCAGCAGGCCACCCCGTGCATCTGGTGGAAGGCCATCAGCTACCACTACGTCCGGAGGACCCGGCAGGTGACCCGCTATCGCAACGGGGACGCCTACACCACCACCCAAGTGTATCACGAGCGGGTCAACACCCACGTGGCAGAGGCCGAGTTCGACTATTCCAACTGCGGAGTTAAGGACATCTCCAAGGACCTCATTGACCTGGAGAGCTACCCAGCCACGCGGCTCCGCTTCACCAAGTGTTTCAGCTTTGCCAACGTGGAGTCGGAGAACTCCTACCTGACCCAGCGGGCCCGCTTCTTCACGGAGAACGAGGGCCTGGATGACTACATGGAGGCCAGGGAGGGCATGCACCTCAAAAACGTGGACTTCAAAGAATACATGGTGGCCTTTTCCGACCCAGACAACCTGCCTTGGTACGTATCCCACTATGTCTTCTGGGTGGCTGCTCTGCTGACCCTATCCTGGCCCCTGCGGGTGCTAAACGAGTACCGCACCTCCTATGTCCATTACCACGTGGAGAAACTCTTTGGGTTTGACTATGTGGCGGTGACGCCGGCCGAGGAGCGCTCCTTCTGCCGGAGGATGCCCCGCGTCAACACGGTGGACAGCACCGAGCTGGAGTGGCACATCCGATCCAACCAGCAGCTGGTGCCCAGCTACTCGGAAGCGGTCCTGATGGACTTGGTGGGGCTGTCTGGCTGCACCAGCTACTCGGCGTGCCGCTACGGGGGCTACCGGCAGAACTGCGAGCGGTGCCACAGGACTATAAGCAGCTCTTCCATCTTCTCCCGCAGTGCCCTGAGCATCTGCAACGGCAGCCCCCGCATCCCCTTCAGCAGCAGCCGCTTCTCGCTGGGCCGCCTCTACGGCTCACGGCGCAGCTGCCTGTGGCAGAGCCGGAGTGGGAGCCTGAACGAGCAGAGCTGCCCCACGGAGCAGACCCGCCTCTCCAGCCAGGTCACGGTGGAGGAGGAAGACCCCCCTCCTTACCAGGACGCCCTCTACTTCCCCATCCTCATCGTGCACCGCAACGAAGGCTGCCTGAACCACGACCACCGTCACCTCCACCGCAACGGGTCCTGCGTGGAGACCTCACTGTGA
- the NFKBIE gene encoding NF-kappa-B inhibitor epsilon: MARAAGGGCRKEAAGWEGDEGQCDSGIESLRSLPGGREAPAGVEPPVPAEEPPAEERPAEEPPAEERLDSSYGSGALPEALPRLPAACGAEEPPPPAEGLSRRQLEALTFVSEDGDTLVHLAIIHCVPDVALCCIAQLPREVLEIQNDLFQTPLHLAVYLEQPSVVEALMHKGVNPGLQDRNGNTPLHLACEQQRLYCAQQLLQGTALPQGTAEPPEHHQDLQLQNWQGLACLHISTLKGNIQMMSLLLQSGANIDVQEGTSGKTPLHLAVECHNRRAVQFLLHNGAYVDAQMYNGCTPLHLAVGRRDTAIAAILSHSGADTLLRNMENETAQDLADGNDDLLALLPFDDLKISGKPVVCSE; this comes from the exons ATGGCgagggcggcgggcggcgggtgCCGCAAGGAGGCTGCGGGCTGGGAGGGCGACGAGGGGCAGTGCGACTCCGGCATCGAGTCCCTGCGCTCGCTGCCCGGCGGCCGGGAAGCCCCGGCTGGCGTCgagcccccggtgcccgccgAGGAGCCCCCCGCGGAGGAGCGCCCCGCCGAGGAGCCCCCCGCCGAGGAGCGCCTGGACTCCAGCTACGGCTCCGGAGCCCTCCCCGAGGCGCTGCCCCGGCTGCCGGCAGCCTGCGGGGccgaggagccgccgccgccagccgaGGGGCTGAGCCGGAGGCAGCTGGAGGCTCTCACCTTCGTCTCGGAGGATGGCGACAC GTTGGTTCACCTGGCCATTATCCACTGCGTCCCCGACGTGGCTCTCTGCTGCATTGCtcagctgcccagagaggtgctGGAGATCCAGAATGACCTTTTCCAG ACCCCGCTGCACCTGGCCGTGTACCTGGAGCAGCCCAGTGTGGTCGAGGCGCTGATGCACAAGGGAGTCAACCCGGGGCTGCAGGACCGCAACGGCAACACCCCGCTGCACCTGGCCTGCGAGCAGCAGCGCCTCTACTgcgcccagcagctgctgcagggcacggcCCTGCCCCAAGGCACGGCCGAGCCCCCCGAGCACCACCAGGACCTGCAGCTCCAGAACTGGCAAG GCTTGGCCTGTCTGCACATCAGCACCTTGAAGGGGAACATCCAGATgatgtccctgctgctgcagagcggTGCCAACATCGACGTTCAG GAGGGCACGAGCGGGAAGACCCCGCTGCACCTGGCGGTGGAGTGCCACAACCGCAGAGCCGTCCAGTTCCTGCTGCACAACGGGGCCTACGTGGACGCCCAGATGTACAACGGCTGCACCCCGCTGCACCTGGCCGTGGGCCGCAGGGACACCGCCATCGCCGCCATCCTCTCGCACTCCGGGGCTGACACCCTGCTGAGGAACATGGAGAACGAGACGGCCCAGGACCTGGCTGACGGCAACGACGAC CTCCTCGCCTTGCTGCCCTTCGACGACCTGAAGATCTCGGGGAAGCCCGTCGTGTGCTCTGAATGA
- the SLC35B2 gene encoding adenosine 3'-phospho 5'-phosphosulfate transporter 1, with the protein MAAGEAFPPALQDAWGDFWLFRFFVNAAGYASIVVPGFLLIQYFKRRNYLETGRGICFPVIKSCVFGSEVKSVHPDDGSLPPRAEPAESSTARQVLKLLFCAAGLQASYLTWGVLQERVMTRTYGATETDPGEKFKDSQFLVFMNRILAFTVAGLYCALTKQPRHGAPMYKYSFASLSNILSSWCQYEALKYISFPTQVLAKASKVIPVMMMGKLVSRKSYEYWEYLTAALISVGVSMFLLSSAPNRHASTVTTFSGVVLLAGYIIFDSFTSNWQDALFTYKMSPVQMMFGVNVFSCLFTVGSLLEQGALLESLRFMARHSEFTAHAVLLSVCSACGQLFIFYTINQFGAAVFTIIMTLRQAFAILLSCLIYGHTVTVVGGLGVAVVFVALFLRVYARSRMKKRSKKLPPGETPVQKV; encoded by the exons ATGGCTGCTGGTGAAGCGttcccccctgccctgcaggacGCGTGGGGGGACTTCTGGCTCTTCCGTTTCTTCGTTAATGCTGCTGGCTACGCGAGTATTGTGGTGCCAGGATTCCTCCTCATCCAGTACTTCAAGAGAAGGAACTACCTGGAGACAG GCCGAGGCATTTGCTTCCCTGTCATCAAGTCATGCGTGTTCGGCTCCGAGGTGAAGTCTGTACACCCGGACGATGGCTCCCTGCCGCCCCGAGCAGAGCCCGCGGAGTCCTCTACAGCCCGACAGGTCCTGAAGCtgctcttctgtgctgctggtCTGCAG GCCTCCTACCTCACGTGGGGCGTCCTCCAGGAGCGCGTGATGACGAGGACGTACGGTGCCACCGAAACGGACCCCGGCGAGAAGTTCAAGGACTCCCAGTTCCTCGTGTTCATGAACCGCATCCTGGCCTTCACGGTGGCCGGGCTGTACTGCGCCCTGACCAAGCAGCCGCGCCACGGGGCTCCCATGTACAAGTACTCCTTCGCCTCCCTCTCCAACATCCTCAGCAGCTGGTGCCAGTACGAGGCCCTCAAGTACATCAGCTTCCCCACCCAAGTGCTGGCCAAGGCCTCCAAGGTGATCCCAGTGATGATGATGGGTAAACTGGTGTCCCGCAAGAGTTACGAGTACTGGGAGTACCTGACGGCTGCCCTCATCTCCGTGGGGGTCAGCATGTTCCTGCTCTCCAGCGCTCCCAACCGGCATGCCTCCACCGTCACCACTTTCTCGGGCGTAGTGCTCCTGGCCGGCTACATCATCTTCGACAGCTTCACCTCCAACTGGCAGGACGCCCTCTTCACCTACAAGATGTCCCCCGTGCAGATGATGTTCGGCGTCAACGTCTTCTCCTGCCTCTTCACGGTGGGCtcgctgctggagcagggcgcCCTGCTGGAGTCGCTGCGCTTCATGGCTCGCCACTCGGAGTTCACGGCCCACGCCGTGCTGCTGTCGGTGTGCTCCGCCTGCGGCCAGCTCTTCATCTTCTACACCATCAACCAGTTCGGCGCGGCCGTCTTCACCATCATCATGACGCTCCGCCAGGCCTTCGCCatcctcctctcctgcctcaTCTACGGGCACACCGTCACCGTCGTGGGCGGGCTGGGCGTAGCCGTCGTCTTCGTGGCGCTCTTCCTCCGCGTCTACGCCCGCAGCCGCATGAAGAAGCGCAGCAAGAAGCTGCCACCCGGCGAGACCCCCGTGCAGAAGGTCtag